The proteins below are encoded in one region of Polypterus senegalus isolate Bchr_013 chromosome 2, ASM1683550v1, whole genome shotgun sequence:
- the LOC120524528 gene encoding olfactory receptor 51E2-like has translation MIQDLQKHNFSYTNFILSGFPGFLEKRQLLFVPFSLLFILAVVANSVIIHTIRTANTLQSPMYILICTIAVVDLSIPMTFAPKMLLGFLFDWNEISLVGCLVQMFFVHLTSSFQSTVLLVMALDRYVAICNPLRYNDYINNSTLMKMFVAVVIRNSIFIIIFTVAAGYLTFCMSNVIENCYCDHMSLVSLACENTLKNNIMGLVAIIFLTVVDLLFIFFSYINIFHAVFRTASGKARQKAIHTCSTHLIVILMSYLLALCSFLAYRVKNSISTDAHILVNVLYLILPSCFNPVIYGVRTKEIRELILQKIKGGKMSSVSTIAQEVTTEKK, from the coding sequence ATGATTCAAGATCTTCAAAAACACAACTTTTCTtacactaattttattttaagtggATTTCCGGGATTTTTGGAAAAAAGACAGcttctttttgttcctttttctcttttatttatacTGGCAGTAGTTGCAAATTCTGTAATCATTCACACGATCAGAACTGCAAATACCCTGCAGTCACCTATGTATATCTTAATATGTACAATAGCAGTCGTAGATTTATCTATACCAATGACCTTTGCTCCAAAAATGCTGTTGGGTTTTTTATTTGATTGGAATGAAATTTCTCTTGTTGGCTGTCTTGTTCAGATGTTTTTTGTTCACTTGACAAGCTCATTTCAGTCAACTGTACTTCTAGTAATGGCTTTGGATCGCTATGTTGCAATATGTAATCCACTGCGTTATAATGATTATATTAATAACTCTACTTTGATGAAGATGTTTGTAGCAGTTGTAATAAGAAATAGcattttcattattatctttACTGTCGCTGCAGGTTATTTAACATTCTGTATGTCAAATGTGATTGAGAATTGCTACTGTGATCACATGTCTTTGGTAAGTTTGGCTTGTgagaacactttaaaaaataacatcatggGCTTAGTAGCCATCATTTTTTTAACGGTTGTGGACttgctatttattttcttctcctaTATTAACATTTTTCATGCAGTCTTCAGAACAGCCTCTGGAAAAGCAAGACAAAAAGCCATTCACACCTGTAGTACACATTTAATTGTTATCCTTATGAGTTATCTTTTAGCtttgtgctcattccttgcataTCGGGTCAAAAATTCTATTTCAACAGATGCTCACATTCTAGTAAATGTGCTCTACTTAATATTACCCAGCTGCTTCAACCCAGTTATCTATGGTGTCAGAACAAAGGAAATTAGAGAATTAAttctacagaaaataaaaggaggaaaAATGTCTTCTGTTTCAACAATAGCCCAGGAAgtaacaactgaaaaaaaataa